Proteins encoded in a region of the Drosophila sechellia strain sech25 chromosome 2L, ASM438219v1, whole genome shotgun sequence genome:
- the LOC6611742 gene encoding uncharacterized protein LOC6611742 produces the protein MANNENENGIALVKFVSMTLLILGICLLAAIPQWMILCLFGDGVLIYTIACFFVGFVVLVFIHLIEPLKYWRPCNYIVIAVCYELMTLGTASFLMNWRLVCTIVVMATALLFLGVTLLICAVLISTGFYMNPFKLAVVGGMLFVLAFCIELMNNLLAWRYWQDVAIGVFVASVVILVISHVLITYISFEFLVRDDTILVAIVLYIAYILFLIGGRISLIYIKGNADRSATSTTSTPYNEYE, from the coding sequence ATGGCGAATAATGAGAACGAGAATGGCATAGCACTGGTCAAGTTTGTATCAATGACCCTGCTCATTTTGGGCATCTGTCTGCTGGCCGCCATTCCGCAATGGATGATCCTGTGCCTGTTTGGAGATGGTGTCCTGATATACACCATCGCCTGCTTTTTCGTGGGCTTCGTGGTGCTCGTCTTTATCCATTTGATTGAGCCGCTGAAGTACTGGAGGCCATGCAACTATATCGTCATCGCCGTTTGCTACGAACTTATGACACTGGGGACAGCCAGTTTTCTAATGAACTGGCGTCTGGTTTGCACCATCGTGGTGATGGCCACGGCTCTGCTTTTCCTCGGAGTCACGCTGCTCATTTGTGCCGTTCTAATTAGCACTGGATTTTATATGAACCCCTTCAAACTGGCCGTCGTGGGAGGAATGCTATTCGTTCTGGCATTTTGTATTGAACTTATGAATAACCTGCTGGCGTGGAGGTATTGGCAGGATGTGGCTATCGGTGTCTTCGTTGCCAGTGTAGTTATTTTGGTCATCTCCCACGTGCTGATCACATACATCAGCTTCGAGTTCCTGGTCAGAGATGACACCATCTTGGTCGCCATAGTGCTCTATATCGCCTATATACTCTTCCTGATCGGCGGTCGCATTTCCCTGATATATATCAAGGGAAACGCCGATCGTTCCGCTACATCGACCACTTCAACGCCCTATAACGAATATGAATAA
- the LOC6611743 gene encoding lysosomal alpha-mannosidase has protein sequence MSSVKNLAILLALFASYIVQSEAVCGYESCPDTKSNMINIHLVPHSHDDLGWLKTVDQYYYGNKHNIQHAGVQYIFDTVVAELSKDSRRRFIQVETGFFAKWWEDQSETKKKLVRTLVNEGRLEFTGGAWSMNDEAAVNYQSVIDQFAVGLKFLNDNFGVCGRPRVGWQIDAFGHSREQASMFAQMAFDGQFFARMDQNDKNKRVDNLGLEMVWVASESLEEMDFFTGMLYNHYSAPPGFCFDSLCQDDPIIDGKSYDNNVKSRVDDFLNYASNLAGYYRSNHIMVPMGDDFQYENAYMNYKNMDKLIKYVNERQASGSKYNIFYSTAGCYLNSLHKSLQSFPNKTQDFLPHSHEAKSFWTGFFTSRPTQKRFERDGNHILQVAKQLSVLADLSGEEQNKDLDYLRQIMAVMQHHDAITGTEKQEVSNDYDRLLYDAILGGANTARDALRVLTNQPNGEFQSCLKLNISECAFTKENADDFMVTLYNPLAHTSTQYVRVPVKEENYQVTDENGRVVASELVPVPWEVLALEFRNNDTQHELVFKASVNKIATYFIKKIDKTTESDNTMPTQTEQSEEESNVKVPKRFKKVHSLKTDLETLDDQDTIVQNSLIKLVIDNNTGRLKTVEMNGVSENIDQTFGMYKTARSCHYIFRQDADLELVEDAFDFTVYEGESVKEVHQHVNEWISQVIRIYEGVNRVEFEWLVGPVPIDDELGKEIVTIFKSGISSGGVFYTDSNGREMMKREKDKREDFSPDLSEQPGSGNYYPVTSRMALQDSSKRMVLLNDRSQGGASLEDGRLEMMLHRRHIFADGSGAAEAINEQQFGKGLIARGKLFLYLNAVEDGATASERVAEKEIHLPFWKFFSKSSNIQSDVTKTLSDFNDLPQSVHLLTLEPYSKDEILLRLENFLDQTEGKVVSFSIRQIFDDLGGLEIRETTLDGNLPLSDMKRLKFHHDDSGPSHSVPEYFISLHKPLAADKSQDASEFSVTLKPMQIRTFIIKKE, from the exons ATGAGTTCTGTGAAGAACTTGGCCATTTTGTTGGCCTTGTTTGCCTCCTATATTGTGCAATCCGAGGCTGTTTGTGGCTATGAG TCATGTCCCGACACAAAGTCCAATATGATCAATATTCACTTGGTGCCACACTCCCATGATGACTTGGGTTGGCTGAAAACGGTCGATCAGTACTATTATGGCAATAAGCACAACATTCAACATGCTGGAGTGCAATATATATTTGATACCGTTGTTGCCGAGCTGAGCAAAGACTCACGTCGCCGCTTCATCCAGGTGGAGACCGGTTTCTTTGCCAAGTGGTGGGAGGATCAGTCGGAAACCAAGAAGAAACTGGTCAGGACATTGGTGAACGAGGGTCGTCTGGAATTCACTGGTGGCGCTTGGAGCATGAACGATGAAGCTGCCGTGAACTACCAGAGTGTAATTGATCAATTCGCCGTTGGCTTAAA GTTCTTGAATGACAACTTTGGGGTTTGTGGTCGTCCTCGCGTCGGCTGGCAGATCGATGCCTTTGGTCACTCCAGGGAGCAGGCCTCGATGTTTGCCCAAATGGCTTTCGATGGTCAATTTTTTGCACGCATGGATCAGAATGACAAGAACAAACGAGTGGATAACCTGGGCCTTGAAATGGTCTGGGTTGCCAGCGAGAGCCTGGAGGAAATGGACTTCTTCACGGGCATGCTCTACAATCACTACTCTGCTCCACCTGGCTTTTGCTTTGACTCCCTCTGCCAAGATGATCCCATAATTGATGGAAAGAGCTACGACAACAATGTCAAGTCCAGGGTGGATGATTTTCTCAACTATGCTTCCAATTTGGCTGGCTATTATCGCTCTAATCACATAATGGTGCCCATGGGTGATGATTTTCAATATGAAAACGCCTACATGAACTACAAGAACATGGACAAACTGATCAA GTATGTCAATGAGCGTCAAGCCAGCGGCTCCAAGTACAATATCTTCTATTCAACTGCTGGATGCTATCTGAACTCCCTGCACAAGAGCCTCCAAAGCTTCCCGAACAAGACACAGGACTTCTTGCCCCATTCCCACGAGGCCAAGAGCTTCTGGACAGGCTTCTTTACCTCTCGTCCCACCCAGAAGCGATTCGAACGCGATGGCAACCATATCCTCCAAGTGGCCAAGCAACTGAGTGTCCTTGCCGATCTTTCAGGTGAAGAACAAAACAAAGACTTGGACTATCTGCGTCAGATCATGGCTGTTATGCAGCACCACGATGCCATCACAGGCACCGAGAAACAGGAAGTTTCCAATGACTACGATCGCCTTTTGTACGATGCCATTTTGGGAGGTGCCAACACAGCCCGCGATGCTCTTCGAGTGCTTACCAATCAGCCAAATGGAGAGTTCCAGAGCTGTCTAAAATTGAATATAAGCGAGTGCGCCTTTACCAAGGAGAATGCGGATGACTTCATGGTTACTCTGTACAACCCATTGGCTCACACGTCTACGCAGTATGTGCGAGTTCCTGTCAAGGAGGAAAACTACCAGGTTACCGACGAGAACGGTCGAGTGGTGGCTTCTGAGCTGGTCCCAGTTCCCTGGGAAGTCCTGGCTCTGGAATTCCGCAACAACGACACTCAGCATGAGCTGGTTTTCAAAGCATCCGTTAATAAGATCGCAACCTACTTTATCAAAAAGATCGATAAAACTACTGAATCTGATAACACTATGCCCACTCAAACTGAACAGTCTGAGGAAGAATCAAACGTGAAAGTTCCCAAACGTTTCAAGAAGGTTCACTCCTTGAAAACCGATTTGGAAACCCTTGATGATCAAGACACAATTGTTCAAAATTCG CTTATAAAACTAGTGATCGACAATAACACAGGCCGCTTGAAAACCGTTGAAATGAACGgagtttcggagaatattgaTCAGACTTTTGGAATGTACAAGACTGCCAGATCTTGCCATTACATATTCCGCCAGGATGCAGACTTGGAACTTGTGGAAGATGCTTTTGATTTCACTGTTTACGAAGGTGAATCCGTCAAGGAAGTCCACCAGCACGTTAACGAGTGGATCTCGCAAGTCATCCGCATCTACGAGGGTGTCAATCGAGTGGAGTTTGAGTGGCTAGTGGGCCCTGTTCCAATTGACGATGAACTGGGCAAAGAGATCGTCACTATCTTCAAAAGTGGCATCTCTTCCGGTGGAGTCTTCTACACCGACTCAAATGGTCGTGAAATGATGAAGAGAGAAAAGGACAAGCGGGAGGACTTTAGTCCCGATTTAAGTGAGCAGCCTGGGAGCGGAAACTACTATCCAGTCACGTCCAGGATGGCTCTGCAGGACAGTAGCAAGCGAATGGTCCTGCTCAATGACCGTTCTCAGGGAGGCGCCAGTTTGGAGGACGGACGTTTGGAGATGATGCTGCATCGTCGTCACATTTTCGCCGACGGTTCAGGAGCCGCCGAAGCCATCAATGAACAACAGTTCGGAAAGGGACTGATTGCCCGTGGAAAACTGTTTCTTTACCTCAACGCTGTCGAGGATGGAGCCACTGCATCCGAACGAGTGGCCGAAAAAGAGATTCATCTACCCTTCTGGAAGTTCTTTAGCAAATCTAGTAACATCCAAAGTGATGTAACTAAGACTTTGTCCGATTTTAATGACCTACCCCAGTCGGTTCATCTGCTTACCCTAGAGCCCTATTCCAAGGACGAAATCTTGCTGCGTTTGGAGAACTTTTTGGATCAGACTGAGGGCAAAGTGGTTAGCTTCAGTATTCGCCAAATTTTCGATGATCTTGGTGGACTGGAGATTCGTGAAACGACTTTGGATGGCAATCTTCCACTAAGCGATATGAAGCGTTTAAAGTTCCACCATGATGATTCTGGTCCTAGCCACTCAGTTCCGGAGTACTTTATCAGTCTGCATAAGCCTTTGGCAGCTGATAAATCTCAGGATGCCTCAGAGTTCAGTGTCACCTTAAAGCCCATGCAAATCCGTACTTTCATCATTAAAAAAGAGTAA
- the LOC6611744 gene encoding LOW QUALITY PROTEIN: lysosomal alpha-mannosidase (The sequence of the model RefSeq protein was modified relative to this genomic sequence to represent the inferred CDS: deleted 2 bases in 1 codon; substituted 2 bases at 2 genomic stop codons), which translates to MTYLGRILFLSILLVVFVKQSETVCGYESCPETKANMVNIHLVPHSHNDVGWLKTVDQTYYGYKNKIHHAGVQYILDSVVSQLLQDPNRRFIQVETAFFAKWWNVQSETMKKLVTKLVNEGRFEFTGGAWSMNDEADVNYQGVIDQFTVGYLXTLLSSVFYXLNFPRFLNETFGSCGRPRVGWQIDTFGHSREQAAIFAHMGYDGQFFSRMDHNDKDTRMNDLTMEMIWDASESMSGVSLFSGMLYNFYSDTPGFCFDILCTDEPIIDGDSEENNVKQRVDDFISYAKNVSEVYITNHIMVPMGGDFQYEDAKVNYKNMDKLIKYINERQASGSKYNIFYSTPSCYLNSLHQSLESWPNKTQDFFPYAHEKNSFWTGFFTSRPTQKRFERDGNHMLQIAKQLSVLANLTSEQHNEDLDYLRQVMGVMQHHDAITGTEKQAVLDDYDRMMYEAIAGASNNARDALRILTKMPNGEFESCLRLNISECAFTKDGADNVLAKSLPDFNDLPQSVHLLTLEFFSENEILIRFEHFLDKSEGRVISFNIRDIFDSLGDLAIRETSLDGNMPLSDKKRFKFHARESGTKPSSVEYSTAQHKPLEAVKSDEASLFAVTLYPMQIRTFIIKTE; encoded by the exons ATGACTTATTTGGGTCGCATTTTATTCCTGTCCATCTTATTGGTGGTCTTCGTAAAACAATCCGAAACAGTTTGTGGCTATGAG TCATGTCCCGAAACAAAAGCGAACATGGTTAACATCCATTTGGTTCCTCACTCCCACAACGATGTGGGCTGGTTGAAGACAGTTGATCAGACTTATTATGgttacaaaaacaaaattcatCATGCCGGGGTCCAATATATATTGGATAGTGTGGTGTCCCAGCTCCTCCAGGATCCCAATCGTCGTTTTATTCAGGTGGAGACGGCCTTCTTTGCCAAGTGGTGGAACGTCCAGTCAGAGACCATGAAAAAGTTGGTCACCAAACTGGTCAACGAGGGACGTTTCGAGTTTACTGGCGGCGCTTGGAGTATGAACGATGAGGCAGATGTCAATTACCAGGGTGTTATTGATCAGTTCACTGTGGGTTATTTATAAACCTTACTTTCGTCAGTATTTTATTAACTTAATTTTCCTAGATTCCTTAACGAGACATTTGGCTCCTGTGGTCGtcctcgagttggctggcagaTCGATACCTTTGGACACTCCCGCGAGCAGGCTGCAATTTTCGCGCACATGGGCTACGATGGCCAGTTCTTTTCACGAATGGATCATAACGACAAGGACACGCGTATGAATGACTTGACAATGGAGATGATTTGGGATGCCAGTGAATCGATGAGCGGCGTCAGTCTCTTCAGCGGCATGTTATACAACTTCTACTCGGACACTCCAGGCTTTTGCTTCGACATACTTTGCACTGATGAGCCCATTATCGATGGTGACAGCGAAGAAAATAATGTGAAGCAGAGGGTAGATGACTTCATTAGTTATGCCAAGAATGTGTCAGAGGTGTATATCACCAATCACATCATGGTTCCTATGGGCGGTGATTTCCAGTACGAGGACGCCAAAGTAAACTACAAGAATATGGACAAGCTGATCAA GTACATCAATGAACGTCAGGCGTCTGGATCCAAATACAATATCTTCTACTCCACTCCAAGCTGCTATCTGAACTCCCTACACCAGAGCCTGGAGTCCTGGCCAAACAAGACTCAAGACTTTTTCCCATATGCTCACGAGAAGAATAGCTTTTGGACTGGATTCTTTACTTCCCGACCGACTCAGAAACGATTCGAGCGTGATGGAAATCACATGTTGCAGATTGCCAAGCAGCTTTCTGTACTCGCAAATCTTACTAGCGAACAGCATAACGAAGACCTGGATTATCTGCGCCAAGTAATGGGAGTGATGCAACATCATGATGCCATTACGGGCACGGAGAAGCAGGCTGTCTTGGATGACTATGATCGAATGATGTACGAGGCCATTGCTGGAGCATCTAACAATGCCCGCGATGCCCTGCGGATTCTGACCAAAATGCCCAATGGAGAGTTCGAGAGTTGCCTAAGATTGAACATCAGCGAGTGTGCTTTCACCAAGGATGGTGCTGACAATGTTCTC GCCAAATCCCTTCCCGACTTTAATGATCTTCCCCAATCGGTTCACCTACTCACCCTGGAGTTCTTCTCCGAGAATGAAATTTTGATCCGCTTTGAGCACTTCTTGGATAAATCTGAAGGAAGGGTTATTAGCTTCAACATTCGGGATATATTCGATAGTCTTGGCGATTTGGCGATAAGGGAAACCTCCTTGGATGGAAATATGCCACTGAGCGATAAGAAGCGATTCAAGTTCCATGCACGAGAATCCGGAACGAAGCCGTCATCCGTGGAATATTCTACGGCTCAACACAAGCCACTTGAGGCTGTCAAATCGGATGAGGCCTCACTGTTTGCTGTAACACTATATCCTATGCAAATTCGcacttttattattaaaacaGAGTAA